A region of Paramormyrops kingsleyae isolate MSU_618 chromosome 17, PKINGS_0.4, whole genome shotgun sequence DNA encodes the following proteins:
- the mrpl28 gene encoding large ribosomal subunit protein bL28m, with the protein MPLHKYAPRLWETLKLKKGIYARLPEHYLRSLQETRPPTPVHWKPLGVKYRLNPKTGLRERVQDVPIEVYYPPESQNGLWGGEGWVSGYKYANNDKLSTRLKKCWRPQLFDRNLYSEILDHKFRITATMRTLDLIDAAYGFDFYILKTPKVDLNSKLGMDLKRAMLLRLARKDTELYPEDLVRRERIYDKYKQFVIPEEEAEWVGLSLEEAMEKQRLLEHKEPTPLFLKCVDDLVHEFAVQKLSEPKVVEK; encoded by the exons ATGCCCCTACACAAGTACGCACCTCGGCTATGGGAAACGTTAAAACTTAAGAAGGGGATATATGCACGCTTACCCGAACACTACCTGCGCTCACTGCAGGAGACACGGCCTCCTACGCCAGTTCACTGGAAACCTCTAGGGGTTAAATACAGATTGAATCCCAAAACTGGTCTCCGAGAACGTGTGCAAGATGTACCAATAGAGGTCTACTACCCCCCCGAGTCACAGAATGGTCTGTGGGGAGGAGAAGGGTGGGTGTCGGGGTACAAGTATGCCAACAACGATAAG CTCTCCACTAGACTGAAGAAATGCTGGAGGCCTCAGTTGTTTGACAGAAACCTATACAGCGAAATTTTGGACCACAAGTTTCGAATCACAGCTACTATGCGCACCCTGGACCTTATTGACGCAGCCTATGGCTTTGACTTCTATATTCTCAAG accccaaaAGTTGACCTGAACTCCAAGCTTGGCAtggacctgaagagggcaatgcTACTCCGCTTGGCCCGTAAAGACACAGAGCTGTACCCTGAAGATCTTGTTCGCAGAGAGAGGATCTATGACAAGTACAAG CAGTTCGTGATCCCTGAGGAGGAGGCTGAGTGGGTCGGTCTGAGTTTGGAGGAggccatggagaagcagaggcTTCTGGAGCACAAG GAACCAACGCCGCTGTTCCTCAAGTGTGTGGATGATCTTGTGCATGAATTTGCTGTTCAGAAGCTCTCTGAACCTAAAGTAGTTGAGAAGTAA
- the gemin7 gene encoding gem-associated protein 7 → MKTPVSVLRLPRGPDPNSRGFDPNSARFLALCPTTVSASSAADAHGVALRDEQRARSLLRERFLRSLLAMCGRPVRFSMYEKVQVEAKFGASDIDVLNFQVSDLQTPIGVQKEALLRCPDIITYNFEI, encoded by the coding sequence ATGAAAACGCCAGTGTCTGTTTTGCGTTTGCCGCGGGGGCCGGATCCCAACAGTCGCGGCTTCGATCCGAATTCTGCTCGGTTCCTGGCCCTGTGTCCCACCACCGTGTCTGCCTCCTCTGCGGCGGACGCGCACGGTGTCGCGCTGCGGGACGAGCAGCGCGCCCGGTCGCTCCTGAGGGAGCGCTTCCTGCGGAGCCTCCTGGCCATGTGCGGCAGGCCGGTGCGCTTCAGCATGTACGAGAAGGTTCAGGTAGAGGCCAAATTTGGTGCCTCGGATATCGACGTGCTCAACTTCCAAGTTTCGGATTTGCAGACTCCGATCGGAGTACAAAAAGAAGCATTGCTACGTTGCCCAGATATCATTACGTACAACTTTGAAATCTGA
- the bmp16 gene encoding bone morphogenetic protein 16, whose product MSPANLVVLMVLLLPQVLSGHQGGAISPGGDPLPPREASLAQSIQNLLLTRLGLRSRPTPRPGAPVPRYLLDLYRFHKQQYHLVEDPHFSFPVQHVQGANTVRSFHHMESSDALPLTLNVTQASDVIRIRFNISSIPVDERVTSAELRLLHGVGKRSAGNHRVSLFLSGDHSDLGTTLLESRCLIQSGNSESSSWESFTLNSDLIESASDRTGLLEFVIEVTPLNGSLTSGQELRRERLRVRRAAGQNEPSWAQERPLLVTYSHDGRGQTLARSAGRQEGGKKLKRRHRKGRDGNGDWGRGRRQGRREQRVKRNGGKGARLQQLSRNLCRRYPLYVDFSDVGWNKWIVAPSGYHAYFCLGECRFPLADHMNSSSHAMVQTLVNSVNRDVPRPCCVPTSLSPIAMLYLDQQDHVVLKNYEEMVVEGCGCR is encoded by the exons ATGTCCCCTGCTAACCTTGTGGTACTGATGGTCCTGCTGCTACCTCAGGTCCTGTCGGGTCATCAGGGAGGCGCCATCAGCCCTGGCGGCGACCCACTGCCTCCGCGAGAGGCCAGTCTGGCCCAATCCATTCAGAACCTCTTGCTGACTCGACTGGGGCTGCGGTCCCGCCCGACTCCCCGGCCTGGAGCACCCGTTCCCCGGTACCTGCTGGATCTGTACCGCTTCCACAAGCAGCAGTACCACTTGGTGGAGGACCCTCACTTTAGCTTCCCCGTGCAGCACGTGCAGGGGGCTAACACAGTGCGAAGCTTCCACCACATGG AGTCCAGCGATGCCTTGCCTCTCACTCTGAATGTGACACAGGCGTCAGACGTCATCCGGATAAGGTTCAACATCTCCTCCATCCCGGTGGATGAGCGTGTCACCTCTGCGGAACTCCGACTTTTGCACGGGGTGGGTAAGAGGAGTGCTGGTAACCACAGGGTCAGCCTGTTCCTCTCTGGGGACCACTCAGATTTGGGAACCACGCTGCTGGAATCACGGTGCCTCATCCAGAGCGGCAACAGCGAGAGCAGTTCCTGGGAGAGCTTCACCCTCAACTCAGACCTGATTGAGAGCGCCTCTGACCGGACGGGACTGCTGGAGTTCGTCATAGAGGTGACGCCCTTAAACGGGTCTCTAACATCCGGACAAGAGCTCAGGCGTGAGCGACTTAGGGTGCGTAGGGCGGCCGGACAGAACGAGCCCAGCTGGGCACAGGAGAGACCCCTATTGGTGACCTACAGTCATGACGGGCGCGGCCAGACCCTGGCTCGCTCTGCGGGCCGCCAAGAGGGGGGAAAGAAGCTAAAGAGGAGGCACAGGAAGGGACGGGATGGgaatggggactgggggagagGCAGGCGACAGGGCCGGAGGGAGCAGAGGGTGAAGCGAAATGGCGGAAAGGGGGCGAGGCTGCAGCAGCTTTCCCGGAACCTCTGCCGGCGTTACCCGCTCTACGTAGACTTCAGTGATGTGGGCTGGAACAAGTGGATCGTGGCGCCCAGTGGCTACCATGCCTACTTCTGCCTGGGCGAGTGTCGCTTCCCCCTGGCCGACCACATGAACTCGTCCAGCCACGCCATGGTGCAGACGCTGGTGAACTCGGTGAACAGGGACGTGCCGCGGCCGTGCTGCGTGCCCACGTCCCTCAGCCCCATCGCCATGCTCTACCTGGACCAGCAGGACCATGTGGTGCTCAAGAACTACGAAGAGATGGTGGTGGAAGGCTGCGGCTGCCGGTAG